In Peromyscus maniculatus bairdii isolate BWxNUB_F1_BW_parent chromosome 21, HU_Pman_BW_mat_3.1, whole genome shotgun sequence, one DNA window encodes the following:
- the LOC102912436 gene encoding olfactory receptor 14J1-like gives MTMTNLTTRSGFLLMGFSDKRELQILHASLFLVTYLLGMAGNFIIITITTLDPQLQSPMYYFLKHLSLLDLSSLSVTVPQSIDNSLMDNDYISYGQCILQVFFFTSLAAAEVSILTVMSYDRYVAICLPLHYEVIMDPRKCMWAVTAVWLSGGISGTLYTTTTFSIRFCRDKIIHQFFCDVPQLLKLSCSNDYLGVIGVSSLLAVMAFACFIAVTLSYGQIFSTILRIPSAEGRSKVFSTCLPHLFVFSFFLITGACAHLKPTSDSPTALDLLLSIFYTVLPPTLNPVIYSLRNEAMKTALRKVLPGRQFTGKNFIFALS, from the coding sequence ATGACTATGACAAACTTAACCACAAGGAgtgggttccttctcatgggaTTCTCTGACAAACGTGAGCTACAGATTTTGCATGCCTCACTCTTCTTGGTGACATATCTATTGGGGATGGCAGGTAActtcatcattatcaccatcacaaCACTGGACCCACAGCTCCAGTCCCCAATGTATTACTTCCTGAAGCATCTTTCCCTTCTGGACCTCTCATCCCTTTCTGTCACAGTTCCCCAGTCTATTGACAATTCCCTGATGGATAATGACTACATTTCATATGGCCAGTGTATTCTGcaagttttctttttcacatcATTGGCTGCAGCTGAGGTGTCCATTCTCACAGTGATGTcttatgaccgctatgtggccatctgcctCCCACTGCACTATGAGGTCATCATGGATCCCAGGAAGTGCATGTGGGCTGTGACAGCTGTGTGGCTAAGTGGAGGCATCTCAGGAACCTTGTACACAACAACTACATTCTCTATCAGATTCTGCAGGGACAAAATAATCCACCAGTTCTTCTGTGATGTCCCCCAGTTACTCAAGCTCTCCTGTTCTAATGATTACCTTGGAGTGATAGGAGTGTCTTCCTTACTGGCTGTGATGGCCTTTGCCTGCTTTATTGCTGTCACCCTCTCTTATGGCCAGATATTCTCCACAATTCTCAGGATACCCTCTGCTGAAGGTCGGTCTAAGGTCTTTTCCACCTGCCTACCCCAcctctttgttttctcattttttctgatcacaggtgcatgtgcacatctAAAGCCAACTTCTGACTCACCAACTGCTTTAGATCTTCTTCTGTCTATCTTTTACACAGTACTGCCCCCAACACTCAACCCTGTAATATACAGTCTGAGGAATGAGGCCATGAAGACTGCCCTGAGGAAGGTGCTGCCAGGTAGACAGTTCACAGGGAAAAACTTCATATTTGCTCTGTCATAA
- the LOC102911794 gene encoding olfactory receptor 14J1-like, with protein sequence MTGTNKTTGSGFLLLGFSDKHELQILHASLFLVTYLLGMAGNFIIITITTLDPQLQSPMYYFLKHLSLLDLSSLSVTVPQSIDNSLMDNDYISYGQCILQVFFFTSLASAEVSILTVMSYDRYVAICLPLHYEVIMDPRKCMWAVTAVWLSGGISGTLYTTTTFSIRFCRDKIIHQFFCDVPQLLKLSCSNDYLGVLGVAAFMAVMAFACFIAVTLSYGQIFSTILRIPSAEGRSKVFSTCLPHLFVFSFFLITGACAYLKPTSDSPTALDLLLSIFYTVLPPTLNPVIYSLRNEAMKTALRKVLSGRQFTGKNFIFALS encoded by the coding sequence ATGACTGGgacaaacaaaaccacagggAGTGGTTTCCTTCTCCTGGGATTCTCTGACAAACATGAACTGCAGATTTTGCATGCCTCACTCTTCTTGGTGACATATCTATTGGGGATGGCAGGTAActtcatcattatcaccatcacaaCACTGGACCCACAGCTCCAGTCCCCAATGTATTACTTCCTGAAGCATCTTTCCCTTCTGGACCTCTCATCTCTTTCTGTCACAGTTCCCCAGTCTATTGACAATTCCCTGATGGATAATGACTACATTTCATATGGCCAGTGTATTCTGcaagttttctttttcacatcATTGGCTTCTGCTGAGGTGTCCATTCTCACAGTGATGTCTTAtgatcgctatgtggccatctgcctCCCACTGCACTATGAGGTCATCATGGATCCCAGGAAGTGCATGTGGGCTGTGACAGCTGTGTGGCTAAGTGGAGGCATCTCAGGAACCTTGTACACAACAACTACATTCTCTATCAGATTCTGCAGGGACAAAATAATACACCagttcttctgtgatgttccccaGTTACTCAAGCTCTCCTGCTCTAATGATTACCTTGGAGTGTTGGGAGTGGCTGCCTTCATGGCTGTAATGGCCTTTGCCTGCTTTATTGCTGTCACCCTCTCTTATGGCCAGATATTCTCCACAATTCTCAGGATACCCTCTGCTGAAGGTCGGTCTAAGGTCTTTTCCACCTGCCTACCCCAcctctttgttttctcattttttctgaTCACAGGTGCATGCGCCTATCTAAAGCCAACTTCTGACTCACCAACTGCTTTAGATCTTCTTCTGTCTATCTTTTACACAGTACTGCCCCCAACACTCAACCCTGTAATATACAGTCTGAGAAATGAGGCCATGAAGACTGCTCTGAGAAAGGTGCTGTCAGGTAGACAGTTCACAGGGAAAAACTTCATATTTGCTTTGTCATAA